The proteins below come from a single Burkholderia humptydooensis genomic window:
- a CDS encoding beta-galactosidase: MRIGVCYYPEHWPESMWAEDARRMKALGIEQVRIGEFAWSRIEPEPGEYDWGWLDRAIDVLGAAGLDVVMCTPTATPPKWLIDRHPDILAIGADGRPRAFGSRRHYDFSSPAYYEASQRICTAVAGRYGRHPAVRHWQTDNEMGCHHTVVSYSSAALARFRDWLKARYGTVDALNRAWGTVFWSMEYRRFDEIDAPVGTVTEAHPSHRLDYRRFASDELARYHRMQVDAIRAHSPGRGVTHNFMQLFTEFDHYAVARDLDFAAWDSYPLGALEEQWFAPELKARWLRTGHPDFASFNHDLYRGMSKAPFWVMEQQPGPVNWAQWNPAPLPGMVRLWSWEAFAHGAGCVSYFRWRQAPFAQEQMHAGLNTPDDVLDVGGHEAALVAQEIAALRDAAGAQADAAVRAPVALIYDYEAKWLFEVHPQGADFHYPRFAFEYYSALRALGFDVDVIPADAPLDGYRLIVVPPLPVVPDDFAARLSASSTHVVLGPRTGSKTRDLQIPPTLPPGPLASIVPIRVWRAESLRPNVAERVEGALGDGTAFSGAARHWRDLVELRDAARGDVRARFADGHPACVAHGRLHYWAALFDEGTTARLLADVAAEAGLAPVPLSDSVRVSRRGGITYVFNYGNAPYTIDAIPPSDFVLGAARVEPRGVAAYRG; encoded by the coding sequence ATGCGCATCGGCGTTTGTTACTACCCGGAACACTGGCCCGAATCGATGTGGGCGGAAGATGCTCGCCGGATGAAGGCGCTCGGCATCGAGCAGGTGCGGATCGGCGAATTCGCGTGGAGCCGCATCGAGCCCGAGCCCGGCGAATACGACTGGGGCTGGCTCGATCGCGCGATCGACGTGCTCGGCGCAGCGGGGCTCGACGTCGTGATGTGCACGCCGACCGCGACGCCGCCGAAATGGCTGATCGACCGCCATCCCGACATCCTCGCGATCGGCGCCGACGGCCGGCCGCGCGCGTTCGGCTCGCGCCGCCACTACGATTTCTCGTCGCCGGCGTACTACGAAGCCTCGCAGCGGATCTGCACGGCGGTCGCCGGGCGCTACGGCCGGCATCCGGCCGTGCGCCACTGGCAGACCGACAACGAGATGGGCTGCCACCACACGGTCGTCAGCTACTCGAGCGCCGCGCTCGCGCGCTTTCGCGACTGGCTGAAGGCGCGCTACGGGACCGTCGACGCGCTGAACCGCGCGTGGGGCACGGTATTCTGGAGCATGGAGTATCGGCGCTTCGACGAGATCGACGCGCCGGTCGGCACCGTGACCGAAGCGCATCCTTCGCATCGCCTCGACTATCGCCGCTTCGCGTCGGATGAGCTCGCGCGCTATCACCGGATGCAGGTCGACGCGATCCGCGCGCACTCGCCCGGGCGCGGCGTCACGCACAACTTCATGCAGCTCTTCACCGAGTTCGATCACTACGCGGTCGCGCGCGATCTCGATTTCGCCGCATGGGACAGCTACCCGCTCGGCGCGCTCGAAGAGCAATGGTTCGCGCCGGAGCTGAAGGCGCGCTGGCTGCGCACGGGCCATCCGGATTTCGCATCGTTCAACCACGACCTCTATCGCGGGATGTCGAAAGCGCCGTTCTGGGTGATGGAGCAGCAGCCCGGCCCCGTCAACTGGGCGCAATGGAATCCGGCGCCGCTGCCCGGCATGGTGCGCCTCTGGAGCTGGGAAGCGTTCGCGCACGGCGCGGGCTGCGTGTCGTACTTCCGCTGGCGGCAGGCGCCGTTCGCGCAGGAGCAGATGCACGCCGGGCTGAACACGCCGGACGACGTGCTCGACGTCGGCGGGCATGAAGCCGCGCTCGTCGCGCAGGAGATCGCCGCGCTGCGCGACGCCGCCGGCGCGCAGGCCGACGCGGCCGTGCGCGCGCCGGTCGCGCTGATCTACGACTACGAAGCGAAGTGGCTGTTCGAAGTGCATCCGCAGGGCGCGGACTTCCACTACCCGCGCTTCGCGTTCGAATACTACTCGGCGCTGCGCGCGCTCGGCTTCGACGTCGACGTGATCCCGGCCGACGCGCCGCTCGACGGCTATCGGCTGATCGTCGTGCCGCCGCTGCCCGTCGTGCCCGATGACTTCGCCGCCCGGCTCTCGGCGTCGAGCACGCACGTCGTGCTCGGCCCGCGCACCGGCTCGAAGACGCGAGACCTGCAGATCCCGCCGACGCTGCCGCCCGGCCCGCTCGCCTCGATCGTGCCGATCCGCGTGTGGCGCGCCGAGTCGCTGCGGCCGAATGTCGCCGAACGCGTCGAAGGCGCGCTCGGCGACGGCACCGCATTCTCGGGCGCCGCGCGTCACTGGCGCGATCTCGTCGAGCTGCGCGACGCCGCGCGCGGCGACGTGCGCGCCCGCTTCGCCGACGGCCATCCGGCGTGCGTCGCGCACGGCCGGCTGCACTATTGGGCCGCCCTCTTCGACGAAGGAACGACCGCGCGGCTCCTCGCCGACGTCGCCGCCGAGGCGGGGCTCGCGCCCGTGCCGCTTAGCGACAGCGTCCGCGTAAGCCGCCGCGGCGGCATCACGTACGTCTTCAACTACGGCAACGCGCCGTACACGATCGACGCGATCCCGCCGTCGGACTTCGTGCTCGGCGCGGCACGGGTCGAGCCGCGCGGCGTCGCGGCCTATCGCGGCTGA
- a CDS encoding XdhC family protein, with amino-acid sequence MESVDLEVLRTSARWLGEGRRALLVTVVRTWGSSPRPEGAMLAVRDDGLVVGSVSGGCIEDDLIARVQASGVASWTRPEAVKYGVTAEEAHRFGLPCGGTIELVLEPLAPASGIAALCDAVEHGRLVTRTLELATGEATLASAIATDGLHFDGARLVTIHGPRYRMLVIGAGQLSRYLCQIAAGLDYQVTVCDPRDEYTDAWDVPGTRVVRTMPDDTVLDMQLDRRSAVIALTHDPKLDDLALMEALKTPAFYVGALGSRRNSQARRERLREFDLSAAELARLHGPAGIYIGSRTPPEIAVSILAEVTAAKNGVSLPTILQVEGAKAAREIGASSGVACGI; translated from the coding sequence ATGGAAAGCGTGGATCTCGAGGTGCTGCGAACGAGCGCACGCTGGCTCGGCGAGGGCCGTCGCGCGCTGCTCGTCACGGTCGTGCGGACCTGGGGTTCGTCGCCGCGCCCCGAGGGCGCGATGCTCGCGGTGCGCGACGACGGGCTCGTCGTCGGTTCGGTGTCGGGCGGCTGCATCGAGGACGATCTGATCGCGCGCGTGCAGGCGTCGGGCGTCGCGAGCTGGACGCGGCCCGAAGCGGTCAAGTACGGCGTGACGGCCGAGGAGGCGCATCGCTTCGGCCTGCCGTGCGGCGGCACGATCGAGCTCGTGCTCGAGCCGCTCGCGCCGGCGAGCGGCATCGCCGCGCTGTGCGACGCGGTCGAGCACGGCCGGCTCGTCACGCGCACGCTCGAGCTCGCGACGGGCGAGGCGACGCTCGCGAGCGCGATCGCGACCGACGGGCTGCATTTCGACGGCGCGCGCCTCGTGACGATCCACGGGCCGCGCTATCGAATGCTCGTGATCGGCGCGGGGCAACTGTCGCGCTACCTGTGCCAGATCGCGGCGGGGCTCGATTATCAGGTGACGGTCTGCGATCCGCGCGACGAGTACACGGATGCGTGGGACGTGCCGGGCACGCGCGTCGTGCGGACGATGCCCGACGACACCGTGCTCGACATGCAGCTCGACCGCCGCTCGGCGGTGATCGCGTTGACGCACGATCCGAAGCTCGACGATCTCGCGCTGATGGAGGCCCTGAAGACGCCGGCGTTCTACGTCGGCGCGCTCGGCTCGCGGCGCAACAGCCAGGCGCGGCGCGAGCGGCTGCGCGAATTCGATCTGAGCGCGGCGGAGCTCGCGCGGCTGCACGGGCCGGCGGGCATCTACATCGGCAGCCGGACGCCGCCGGAGATCGCGGTGTCGATCCTCGCCGAGGTGACGGCGGCGAAGAACGGCGTGTCGCTGCCGACGATCCTGCAGGTCGAAGGGGCGAAGGCGGCGCGGGAAATCGGGGCGAGCAGCGGCGTGGCTTGCGGGATTTAG
- a CDS encoding ABC transporter substrate-binding protein, translating into MDHRPIRFVAGLAAAAAVAAASFGAASPARAGTLAVNIAFKGASQRAVWQSTFDAFHKAHPDIDVKATFVDEEAYKVQLPAWLTTVAPDIVNWHAGERMAYYARRGLFEDLSADWAKNGWNAMYASTRDASSYNGKQYAAPTVYYSWGLFYRKDLLRKVGVADEPKTWDQFLAACKKLKAAGITPIAIGGRDAWTLAGWFDYLDLRINGNAFHQRLMAGDVPYTDPRVKKVYTAWKMLIDAGYFIDNALSYDLDGAQPFLFQGKAAMMLMGTFIAAGFPQNVKPQMGYFQFPIIDASVPTAEDGPVESLHIPAKAKNKADARTFLAFVETPEIGAKLAQGLGSLSANSKSPEPDDPISRIGFRILSDTKGGVAQFYDRDMTKEMADEGMKGMQQFMASPAQLDAVLAQLEQTRKRIYKK; encoded by the coding sequence ATGGACCATCGCCCCATCCGCTTCGTCGCCGGGCTCGCGGCGGCCGCCGCCGTCGCGGCCGCGTCGTTCGGCGCCGCATCGCCCGCCCGCGCGGGCACGCTCGCGGTCAACATCGCGTTCAAGGGCGCGAGCCAGCGCGCGGTATGGCAGTCGACATTCGACGCGTTCCACAAGGCGCACCCGGACATCGACGTGAAAGCGACCTTCGTGGACGAAGAAGCGTACAAGGTGCAGTTGCCCGCGTGGCTCACGACAGTCGCGCCCGACATCGTCAACTGGCACGCGGGCGAGCGGATGGCGTACTACGCGCGGCGCGGCCTGTTCGAGGACCTGAGCGCCGACTGGGCGAAGAACGGCTGGAACGCGATGTACGCGTCGACGCGAGACGCGTCGTCGTACAACGGCAAGCAGTACGCCGCGCCGACCGTCTACTACTCATGGGGCCTTTTCTACCGGAAGGACCTGCTGCGCAAGGTCGGCGTGGCCGACGAGCCGAAGACCTGGGATCAATTTCTCGCCGCATGCAAGAAGCTGAAGGCGGCGGGAATCACGCCGATCGCGATCGGCGGCCGCGACGCGTGGACGCTCGCCGGCTGGTTCGACTATCTCGATCTGCGGATCAACGGCAACGCGTTCCACCAGCGGCTCATGGCGGGCGACGTGCCGTACACCGACCCGCGCGTGAAGAAGGTCTACACGGCGTGGAAGATGCTGATCGACGCCGGCTACTTCATCGACAACGCGCTGTCCTACGATCTCGACGGCGCGCAGCCGTTCCTGTTCCAGGGCAAGGCGGCGATGATGCTGATGGGCACGTTCATCGCGGCGGGTTTTCCGCAGAACGTGAAGCCGCAAATGGGCTACTTCCAGTTTCCGATCATCGATGCGTCGGTGCCGACCGCCGAGGACGGTCCGGTCGAGTCGCTGCACATCCCGGCGAAGGCGAAGAACAAGGCCGACGCGCGCACGTTCCTCGCGTTCGTCGAGACGCCGGAGATCGGCGCGAAGCTCGCGCAGGGGCTCGGCTCGCTGTCGGCGAACAGCAAGTCGCCGGAACCCGACGATCCGATCTCGCGCATCGGCTTCCGGATTCTCTCGGACACGAAGGGCGGCGTCGCGCAGTTCTACGATCGCGACATGACAAAGGAGATGGCCGACGAAGGAATGAAGGGCATGCAGCAGTTCATGGCCAGTCCCGCGCAACTCGACGCCGTGCTCGCGCAGCTCGAGCAGACCCGCAAGCGAATCTACAAGAAGTAA
- a CDS encoding ABC transporter ATP-binding protein — protein MASISLRRVRKAYGDGAPVIRDVDLEIGAHEFCVFLGPSGCGKSTLLRMIAGLEDPSDGELLIDGRRVDDVPAAERGVAMVFQSYALFPHMTVYENMAFGLKLARTPKPVIDRKVRDAARILQLDALLERKPKVLSGGQRQRVAIGRAIVREPGVFLFDEPLSNLDATLRVQTRIEIARLHAQFANASVVYVTHDQTEAMTLADKIVLLHAGADTARAGSIAQVGTPLELYHQPNSRFVAGFIGSPRMNFLPAVVAGRDTHRTTVTLATGEALTLPRGDAALRVGDAVTLGIRPEHLALADAQASATLTRDVALVEHLGELSYVHLDEPGGATLVAKVPGDARMRAGERVRLQASAAACHLFTEDGRAVPACADVPHYA, from the coding sequence ATGGCGAGCATTTCATTGAGGCGCGTGCGCAAAGCCTATGGTGACGGCGCGCCCGTCATCCGCGACGTCGATCTGGAGATCGGCGCGCACGAATTCTGCGTCTTTCTCGGTCCGTCCGGCTGCGGCAAGTCGACCTTGCTGCGGATGATCGCCGGGCTCGAAGACCCGAGCGACGGCGAGCTGCTGATCGACGGACGGCGCGTCGACGACGTCCCCGCCGCCGAGCGCGGCGTCGCGATGGTGTTCCAGAGCTACGCGCTGTTTCCGCACATGACGGTCTACGAAAACATGGCGTTCGGCCTGAAGCTCGCGCGCACGCCGAAGCCCGTGATCGACAGGAAAGTGCGCGACGCCGCGCGCATCCTGCAGCTCGACGCGCTGCTCGAGCGCAAGCCGAAAGTGTTGTCGGGCGGCCAGCGGCAGCGCGTCGCGATCGGCCGCGCGATCGTGCGCGAGCCGGGCGTGTTTCTGTTCGACGAGCCGCTCTCCAACCTCGATGCGACGCTGCGCGTGCAGACCCGCATCGAGATCGCGCGCCTGCACGCGCAGTTCGCGAACGCGAGCGTCGTCTACGTGACGCACGACCAGACCGAGGCGATGACGCTCGCCGACAAGATCGTGCTGCTGCACGCGGGCGCCGACACCGCGCGCGCCGGCAGCATCGCGCAGGTCGGCACGCCGCTCGAGCTGTATCACCAGCCGAACAGCCGGTTCGTCGCGGGCTTCATCGGCTCGCCGCGGATGAACTTCCTGCCGGCCGTCGTCGCCGGCCGCGACACCCATCGCACGACCGTCACGCTCGCCACCGGCGAAGCGCTGACGCTGCCGCGAGGCGACGCCGCGCTGCGCGTCGGCGATGCGGTGACGCTCGGCATCCGCCCCGAGCATCTCGCGCTCGCCGACGCCCAGGCGAGCGCGACGCTCACACGCGACGTCGCACTCGTCGAGCACCTCGGCGAGCTGAGCTACGTGCATCTCGACGAGCCGGGCGGCGCGACGCTCGTCGCAAAGGTGCCGGGCGACGCGCGGATGCGCGCGGGCGAACGCGTGCGGCTGCAGGCGAGCGCGGCCGCCTGCCATCTCTTCACCGAAGACGGCCGCGCGGTGCCCGCGTGCGCCGACGTTCCCCACTACGCATAA
- a CDS encoding LacI family DNA-binding transcriptional regulator produces the protein MATLNEVARRAGVTAATVSNVLRNRGRVGADTRARVLDTVRALGYRPHLAARALAEGRAPTVALMVSSIANPFYPEFALAVEKAVRRNGQFLIVCNTNDNPPEGRAYLDQIAGTISEGILVTNANLHLPDLLDTQRRGVPVVLCMWERPDAPPQALPCVAVDFRLAGRLAAQHLIELGHRDVGVIVGGRSETGVHAARFDGFAGAMREHGLDVAAVACEPDTIDGGVRAARRLLDAKPHLSALFATNDLPAIGAMHAAAERGMRVPDDLSIVGITNIHLANDVRPALTTVAIPIDEAADLAVELLNALREAGGEGEGALPATARVRTTSAPRLLVRGTTGVARPARGGARGR, from the coding sequence ATGGCAACGCTGAACGAAGTCGCGCGGCGCGCGGGGGTGACGGCCGCAACCGTATCGAACGTGCTGCGCAATCGCGGGCGCGTCGGCGCCGATACGCGGGCGCGTGTGCTGGACACGGTGCGCGCGCTCGGCTATCGGCCGCACCTCGCCGCTCGCGCGCTTGCCGAAGGGCGCGCGCCGACGGTCGCGCTGATGGTGTCGAGCATCGCGAATCCGTTCTATCCGGAGTTCGCGCTCGCGGTCGAGAAGGCGGTGCGGCGCAACGGGCAGTTCCTGATCGTCTGCAATACGAACGACAACCCGCCCGAAGGGCGTGCGTATCTCGACCAGATCGCCGGGACGATTTCCGAAGGCATTCTCGTGACGAACGCGAATCTGCATCTGCCGGACCTGCTCGACACGCAGCGGCGCGGCGTGCCCGTCGTGCTCTGCATGTGGGAGCGCCCCGACGCGCCGCCGCAAGCGCTGCCGTGCGTCGCCGTCGATTTCCGGCTCGCGGGACGGCTCGCGGCGCAGCATCTGATCGAGCTCGGGCATCGCGACGTCGGCGTGATCGTCGGCGGCCGCTCGGAGACCGGCGTGCACGCGGCGCGATTCGACGGCTTCGCCGGCGCGATGCGCGAGCATGGGCTCGATGTCGCGGCCGTCGCGTGCGAGCCGGACACGATCGACGGCGGCGTGCGCGCGGCGCGCCGGCTGCTCGACGCGAAGCCGCATCTGAGCGCGCTCTTCGCGACGAACGACCTGCCCGCGATCGGCGCGATGCACGCGGCGGCCGAGCGCGGCATGCGGGTGCCGGACGATCTGTCGATCGTCGGGATCACGAACATTCATCTGGCGAACGACGTGCGGCCGGCGCTCACGACCGTCGCGATTCCGATCGACGAAGCGGCGGACCTGGCGGTCGAGCTGCTCAACGCGTTGCGCGAGGCGGGCGGCGAGGGCGAAGGCGCGCTGCCGGCCACGGCGCGCGTGCGGACGACTTCCGCGCCGAGATTGCTGGTGCGCGGGACGACGGGCGTCGCGCGGCCCGCGCGGGGCGGGGCGCGCGGTCGCTGA